GCATTCAATTTCAGACGTATGTTGCTGGAAGGGAGGAAGTCTCCTCCCCCGCTGCGACCGCTACGCGTTTTCCGCTTCCCATCCAAGCGGGGCCTGTTCCTGCCCCGCAACGCCCGTCCCTGAAAGCCGTACGGAAGTAGACCTAAATCTCTTCTTTCATCCAGTGCCCCGCTTCATGCGGCTTTATGGCAGAGCCGGTCGGAACCCGTCAATGCTCTTCGCTGGCGCTTCGATGAACGCGCAGAAAAACGCGCGGCATTGACTGAACCCGCCTCGCCCCTGCCCGCCGCAAAGACATGAAGCGGGGGCACTCAATAAAAGAAATTTGGTTGAGAGCCAAAGGCGAAATGCCCTCCTTCAGATTCCGCCCCACGCGGGCAGCACAGGAGAGCGAAACGTCATGGCATACCGCAATCATCGCAATACGGCCAGCAGGCCCAGCATCTACCAGACCGTCACCGAACGCATCATTTCCAGCCTTAAAGCTGGCGTGATTCCGTGGGAAAAACCGTGGAAGACGCCGCGCTTTGCAGGCGGTCCATTCCCGCGTAACTTCTATACCGGCAAGCCCTACCGTGGCATCAATGTTCTGTTGCTTTGGTCGAGCGAATACAGTTCCCCATTCTGGCTTACGTTCAAGCAGGCGCAGGCATTGAAAGGCAACGTCCGCAAAGGCGAGCACGGAACTCAGATTGTCTTCTATAAACAGCTTCCCGAATACGCAAAGAAGGACGAGGAAGCAACGGGCGAAGATGAGCGTGTGCCGTTCGTTCTTTGCCACTACACGGTTTTCAACGTGGAGCAGTGCGACGGCCTCACGCTTCCTGAAATCTCGCAGCCCGGCATCGCGCCGGAGATCGACGAGGACGAAATCTGCGAAAGCATCATTGGTGAATGGGAGAGCCGTCCCGCGCTTCATCGCAACAGCCCCACCGAGTATCGCGCTTATTATCGACCGTCTACCGATTCCGTCCACATGCCCGCCCGTAGCCGCTTTGTGGATGCGCCCCACTATTACAGCACCTTATTCCATGAGCTGATTCACAGCACCGGACATAAAAGCCGCCTCAACCGCACCTTTGGCGACCGTTTCGGAGATGAGCTTTACAGCAAGGAAGAATTGGTTGCCGAGATGGGAGCCGCTTTTCTTTGCGCTATCGCCGGTATCGCCAACGAGCGTACCGACCGTAACACCACTGCATACATCCAGAACTGGATTGAAAAGCTGGAAGAGGATAACCGCCTCATCGTTCATGCTGCCGCGAACGCGCAGAGAGCCGTGGACCTGATTCTCGGCAACACGTTTGAGGAAGAGAACGAGACGACCGAAAACGCCGTGGATGCCGCTGTCAGCGGCATCCACGCAGCGCTTACAATCAATATCGCTCAGGCGATCAACGGCCCTGCTCAGCTCTGAGCAGGGCCGGGATGCTTATGCTGATCTTCGGTAACCATGACTGAACTCGCGAAGAACAAGTGGGACATCTATTACAACTTTTCAATTATGATCGATCTGATTATCAGGTAAGAGTAGCCGTCAGTTCCTCATGCCTAACGGTAGTTTTGGGAAGCTCAGATGTGACCAGCCTTTATTAGATGAATGAGCTTCTGTAATTCTGTGACTGGGAAATGGAAATGATTTTCGCTGTCGCTTTTGCCGGGAAGATTGGAAGTGGGAAAACCACAATTAGCACTGCAGCGGCACGGGTGTTGCAGTGCAAACGTGCCAGCTTTGGAGACTACGTTCGCCATGTAGTGGCCAGTCAAGGCCTGGATGCAACACGAGAAAACCTTCAACAAATCGGCACAAAGCATCTAGAAGCGAATAGATTCGAATTTTGCAGGAACATGCTTGAATACTCTGGTTGGACTCAAGGTGAATCCATAATCATCGATGGGCTGAGGCATCATGAAACCATTCCACTACTGAACCAGCTAGTTGCGCCGGCAGAATTGCGGATTGCATATATCGATATCGACGAACTGACCAGATTGAAGCGAATCGGGATTCGCGATGAGAATCAACTTGCGAGCCTTAGGTCCGCAGATGCTCATTCTTCTGAGCAACAAGTAGGAACGATCATTCGTGAAATTGCAAGTTTGGTGCTCGATGGTGGACAGTCCGTAGAGGACTGCGTGGCATCTGCCCTAAAATGGAT
The DNA window shown above is from Acidobacterium capsulatum ATCC 51196 and carries:
- a CDS encoding ArdC family protein, producing the protein MAYRNHRNTASRPSIYQTVTERIISSLKAGVIPWEKPWKTPRFAGGPFPRNFYTGKPYRGINVLLLWSSEYSSPFWLTFKQAQALKGNVRKGEHGTQIVFYKQLPEYAKKDEEATGEDERVPFVLCHYTVFNVEQCDGLTLPEISQPGIAPEIDEDEICESIIGEWESRPALHRNSPTEYRAYYRPSTDSVHMPARSRFVDAPHYYSTLFHELIHSTGHKSRLNRTFGDRFGDELYSKEELVAEMGAAFLCAIAGIANERTDRNTTAYIQNWIEKLEEDNRLIVHAAANAQRAVDLILGNTFEEENETTENAVDAAVSGIHAALTINIAQAINGPAQL
- a CDS encoding AAA family ATPase encodes the protein MIFAVAFAGKIGSGKTTISTAAARVLQCKRASFGDYVRHVVASQGLDATRENLQQIGTKHLEANRFEFCRNMLEYSGWTQGESIIIDGLRHHETIPLLNQLVAPAELRIAYIDIDELTRLKRIGIRDENQLASLRSADAHSSEQQVGTIIREIASLVLDGGQSVEDCVASALKWIREG